In a single window of the Streptomyces sp. CGMCC 4.7035 genome:
- a CDS encoding ABC transporter ATP-binding protein, protein MKRFFGPVKMAEPRVSDAEQELFGGPLRYDMGWSHHEHAGLDLTMMSALRSMPALVGATLRMAWSADRRALLAVAVSEIGQGIAAAVGLLAINAVMHALLAGTGSAAQRLHALLPGLLAAAAIGVVNSALSAWSTSRAGRLEPMVERIATTQYLAAAVGVELEAIDDPDFRRLVDVAQYGPASARRMIGACVAALNGLISLITTAGVLAVLHPVLLPLLILIAAPRGWGAMRVAQERYVSVMSWIEHVRASRLIGNLLTERSAAQEVRLHAVGTFLLSRYQRMAESAEAEQERLASSKALTEWVASALSGLAMAATYGAMFWLIMTGHMSLAIAGTAVIAVRTGSASLGALVMNINQLHEESLYVRDHGRFLAQAAQRIIPEGGDPVPEQIKEIVLDRVTYRYPDRDTAALDQVSLTLPMGSVTAVVGENGSGKSTLMKLLSGLLLPQDGALRWGDADITVLDRSQVFERVSLLTQDFQRWPVTAAMNIRLGRPAHAATSQDLQPSVDYAGAGPVIAKLPDGLRSLLARMFRGAIELSGGEWQKVGLARTHWRSSTSQADSVLIVDEPTSALDPEAEIEAFDRIRRLAAPNRAVVLVTHRMSGVRHADRIYVLNHGRLTEHGTHDELMTAQGRYAAMFDAQAAQYAPNAGIPKPAAPTVADPA, encoded by the coding sequence GTGAAGAGGTTCTTCGGACCGGTGAAGATGGCCGAACCCCGGGTCTCCGACGCCGAACAGGAGCTGTTCGGCGGCCCGCTGCGCTACGACATGGGCTGGTCCCACCACGAACACGCCGGCCTGGACTTGACGATGATGTCCGCGCTGCGCTCCATGCCGGCACTCGTCGGCGCCACGTTACGCATGGCGTGGAGCGCCGACCGGCGCGCGCTGCTCGCCGTGGCGGTCAGCGAAATCGGTCAAGGCATCGCCGCGGCCGTCGGTCTGCTCGCCATCAACGCCGTCATGCACGCCCTGCTCGCCGGGACCGGCAGCGCCGCCCAGAGGCTGCACGCTCTGCTGCCCGGCCTGCTGGCCGCCGCCGCCATCGGTGTGGTCAACTCCGCCCTCTCCGCGTGGTCGACCTCTCGCGCCGGGCGCCTGGAGCCGATGGTCGAGCGGATCGCCACCACCCAGTACCTGGCCGCCGCCGTCGGCGTCGAGTTGGAAGCCATCGACGACCCCGACTTCCGGCGGCTCGTTGACGTTGCCCAGTACGGTCCGGCCTCCGCCCGCCGCATGATCGGTGCCTGCGTCGCCGCGCTGAACGGTCTCATCTCCCTGATCACCACCGCCGGCGTCCTCGCCGTCCTCCACCCCGTCCTGCTGCCCCTGCTGATCCTCATCGCCGCCCCGCGCGGCTGGGGCGCCATGCGCGTGGCCCAGGAACGGTACGTCTCGGTGATGAGCTGGATCGAGCACGTGCGGGCCAGCCGTCTCATCGGCAACCTGCTCACCGAGCGCAGCGCCGCCCAGGAGGTCCGCCTCCACGCCGTCGGCACCTTCCTCCTCAGCCGCTACCAGCGCATGGCCGAGAGCGCCGAGGCCGAACAGGAACGCCTCGCCTCCAGCAAGGCCCTGACCGAATGGGTCGCCTCCGCACTGTCCGGGTTGGCCATGGCCGCGACATACGGGGCCATGTTCTGGCTGATCATGACCGGGCACATGAGCCTCGCCATCGCCGGCACCGCCGTGATCGCAGTTCGGACCGGGTCGGCGAGCCTGGGCGCGCTCGTGATGAACATCAACCAACTGCACGAGGAGTCCCTGTACGTCCGCGACCATGGACGCTTCCTGGCTCAGGCGGCTCAGCGCATCATCCCTGAGGGCGGCGATCCGGTCCCCGAGCAGATCAAGGAGATCGTCCTCGACCGCGTCACCTACCGCTACCCCGACCGTGACACGGCTGCCCTGGACCAGGTGTCCCTCACCCTGCCTATGGGCTCGGTCACCGCCGTGGTCGGCGAGAACGGATCCGGCAAGAGCACGCTGATGAAGCTGCTCTCGGGCCTGCTGCTGCCCCAGGACGGCGCCCTACGGTGGGGCGACGCGGACATCACCGTCCTCGACCGCTCCCAGGTCTTCGAGCGCGTCTCCCTGCTCACACAGGATTTCCAGCGCTGGCCCGTGACCGCAGCGATGAACATCCGCCTCGGCCGCCCCGCCCACGCCGCCACATCGCAGGACCTGCAGCCCTCGGTCGACTACGCCGGAGCCGGCCCCGTCATCGCCAAACTCCCCGACGGCCTGCGGAGCCTGTTGGCCCGCATGTTCCGCGGCGCCATCGAACTCTCCGGCGGCGAATGGCAGAAAGTGGGTCTGGCTCGCACCCACTGGCGTAGCTCAACATCGCAGGCGGACAGCGTCCTCATCGTCGACGAACCCACCTCCGCCCTCGACCCTGAAGCCGAGATCGAAGCCTTCGACCGCATCCGCCGCCTCGCCGCCCCGAACCGGGCCGTCGTCCTGGTCACCCACCGCATGTCCGGCGTCCGCCACGCCGACCGCATCTACGTCCTCAACCACGGACGCCTCACCGAACACGGCACCCACGACGAACTCATGACCGCCCAGGGCCGCTACGCCGCCATGTTCGACGCGCAGGCCGCCCAGTACGCGCCCAACGCCGGCATCCCGAAACCCGCCGCACCCACCGTCGCGGATCCCGCATGA
- the fxlM gene encoding methyltransferase, FxLD system, whose protein sequence is MTTPPITELDEAGALRHQLADQLADAGHIRTPAVDNALRTVPRHVFAPEVPAEKAYANDIIAIRHTEDGRITSSISAPWLQADMLEGARIQPGHRVLEIGSGGYNAALIAELVGPTGSVTTLDIDPAVTDRATRFLAQTGYARVRVVTADAEHLPADIVPEGGFDAIIVTVDTWDLPWISAVADGGRLIAPLRLHQYTWAVGFTKRDGALHSDEPLIVCGFVAMQGAGAWNANRRTVPGTGVHLCWEDGIPLPVDQLGPALTREPFVAHTHVTVGGQEPFDALTLYLAGALPGFCRLSIDPDGDTGVLNPPPRHWPGAAIVRGTSLARLTTERIADGDDGNGVYELVVHGYGPHGRLAAQEMADQVQHWQRNHRAALCPRISIDPLCHPRCAFAPSTWQLPAGHREDMEAAVSCMVREAEEETGLALAEDDLSLVHVIDLLDQGSTIPRIGFFFAPSRWEGEPTVREPERCTEWRWFLQGSLGVVPYGVSCG, encoded by the coding sequence GTGACGACACCTCCCATCACCGAACTCGACGAGGCGGGCGCCCTGCGCCACCAGCTGGCCGACCAGCTCGCCGACGCCGGCCACATCCGCACCCCCGCGGTCGACAACGCCCTGCGCACCGTGCCACGGCACGTCTTCGCCCCCGAGGTACCGGCCGAGAAGGCGTACGCCAACGACATCATCGCCATCCGCCATACCGAGGACGGCCGCATCACCAGCTCCATCTCCGCACCATGGCTGCAGGCCGACATGCTCGAAGGAGCCCGCATCCAGCCCGGCCACCGCGTCCTGGAGATCGGCTCCGGTGGCTACAACGCCGCCCTCATCGCCGAACTCGTCGGCCCCACCGGCAGCGTCACCACCCTCGACATCGACCCGGCCGTCACCGACCGCGCCACCCGCTTCCTGGCCCAGACCGGGTACGCCCGCGTTCGCGTGGTCACCGCCGACGCCGAGCACCTGCCCGCCGACATCGTCCCGGAGGGCGGCTTCGACGCCATCATCGTCACCGTCGACACCTGGGACCTGCCCTGGATCAGCGCCGTCGCCGACGGCGGACGCCTCATCGCGCCCCTGCGCCTGCACCAGTACACCTGGGCTGTCGGCTTCACCAAGCGCGACGGTGCCCTCCACAGCGACGAGCCGCTCATCGTCTGCGGCTTCGTGGCCATGCAGGGCGCCGGGGCGTGGAACGCGAACCGCCGCACCGTCCCGGGCACCGGCGTCCACCTCTGCTGGGAGGACGGCATCCCGCTGCCCGTCGACCAGCTCGGCCCCGCTCTCACCCGCGAGCCGTTCGTGGCTCATACCCACGTGACCGTCGGCGGTCAGGAACCCTTCGACGCCCTCACCCTCTACCTGGCCGGCGCCCTACCCGGCTTCTGCCGCCTTTCAATCGACCCCGACGGAGACACCGGGGTCCTGAACCCGCCGCCCCGACACTGGCCCGGCGCCGCCATCGTGCGCGGCACCTCCCTCGCGCGGCTGACCACCGAGCGCATCGCCGACGGCGACGACGGCAACGGGGTGTACGAGCTGGTCGTCCATGGCTACGGTCCTCACGGCCGCCTGGCCGCCCAGGAGATGGCCGATCAGGTCCAGCACTGGCAGCGCAACCACCGCGCCGCGCTCTGCCCACGGATCAGCATCGATCCTCTGTGCCACCCGCGCTGTGCCTTCGCGCCCTCGACCTGGCAGCTTCCCGCCGGCCACCGAGAGGACATGGAGGCCGCCGTCTCCTGCATGGTCCGGGAGGCCGAGGAAGAGACCGGACTCGCCCTCGCCGAGGACGACTTGTCGCTCGTCCACGTCATCGACCTGCTCGACCAGGGCAGCACGATCCCACGCATCGGGTTCTTCTTCGCTCCATCCCGGTGGGAGGGCGAGCCCACCGTCCGCGAACCGGAGCGCTGCACCGAATGGCGCTGGTTTCTCCAGGGTTCGTTAGGTGTAGTGCCTTATGGCGTCTCTTGTGGGTGA
- a CDS encoding tyrosine-type recombinase/integrase: protein MKAFPVKLPSGDRYWTVLDDQMAVVPEADAFLRHARFGQAQAELTTKTYASAVALYLRWCARTGRAWTTAAADLSLFMTWLRYASAELTGVASPAVGSAMVMTGPGMKRQRGEARIENILVGVRTFLRHAVNTGSAPSTVLAQLYELADDRDLPLEAKGERERMAYRLRAQHRVSVPRARRDRAADEEVLALLKACRLSRDRFIVLLLARAGLRRGEAAGLRREDMHFMPDSSPLGCKVSGSHVHVVRRANANGAWAKSVRERWVPADWLVVQAYDQYVLERLSFPHGEHSDFVLVNLLRGQLGAPMSPDAVTELIERLGQRGGVDRAVTAHMLRHGFASNVGDSGGTVDEIARLLGHSQLSSNEPYLHPAQSRIREAVERVPSPVGDWGGPR from the coding sequence GTGAAGGCATTCCCGGTGAAGTTGCCGTCCGGCGACCGGTACTGGACGGTGTTGGACGACCAGATGGCGGTCGTTCCGGAAGCGGATGCGTTCCTGCGGCACGCCAGGTTCGGACAGGCCCAGGCCGAGCTGACCACGAAGACGTACGCCAGTGCCGTGGCCCTGTACCTCCGATGGTGTGCGCGTACAGGACGGGCATGGACGACTGCGGCGGCGGACCTGTCCCTGTTCATGACGTGGCTGCGCTACGCCTCTGCGGAGCTGACGGGTGTTGCGTCGCCGGCCGTCGGCTCCGCGATGGTGATGACCGGTCCGGGCATGAAGCGTCAGCGTGGCGAAGCGAGGATCGAGAACATCCTGGTCGGCGTGCGGACCTTCCTTCGACACGCTGTGAACACCGGCAGCGCGCCTTCCACTGTGCTAGCTCAACTCTATGAACTGGCAGACGATCGCGATCTTCCCTTGGAAGCCAAGGGCGAGCGTGAGCGGATGGCCTATCGCCTGCGAGCCCAGCACCGGGTGAGTGTCCCTCGTGCACGCCGGGACCGTGCGGCCGATGAGGAGGTCCTTGCTCTGCTGAAGGCTTGTCGGCTGTCCCGTGACCGGTTCATCGTGTTGCTGCTCGCTCGTGCCGGCCTACGCCGCGGTGAGGCGGCAGGGCTGCGCCGCGAGGACATGCACTTCATGCCGGATTCCTCGCCGCTCGGGTGCAAGGTGAGCGGTTCCCACGTTCACGTTGTTCGCCGGGCCAATGCCAATGGGGCCTGGGCGAAGTCGGTACGCGAGCGGTGGGTTCCCGCAGACTGGCTGGTCGTGCAGGCATACGACCAGTACGTACTGGAGCGACTGTCGTTTCCGCACGGGGAGCACAGTGATTTCGTCCTGGTCAACCTCCTGCGTGGCCAACTCGGCGCCCCGATGTCCCCGGACGCTGTGACTGAGCTGATCGAGCGGTTGGGCCAACGCGGTGGGGTCGACCGCGCGGTGACCGCCCACATGCTCCGGCACGGGTTTGCCAGCAATGTGGGCGACAGCGGCGGCACCGTGGACGAGATCGCGAGGCTGCTGGGCCACTCCCAACTCTCCAGCAACGAACCGTACTTGCATCCGGCGCAGAGCCGGATCCGTGAGGCCGTCGAGCGCGTCCCCTCACCGGTCGGCGACTGGGGAGGCCCGCGATGA
- a CDS encoding tyrosine-type recombinase/integrase codes for MTSGLVSLVAPAPASGPTEGHAEWFWSLIRPEFLAEIGFDRDLKILRPPAEHPLLGWSSCKVVDCNVVVLSRGMFCSSCNRRRREAAISDADFAMLPRPDSRRRRFVQNCLVPQCERPWIDAPRSLCSSHYYQQSMVLKCSLEEFLTRADLTPLPSLGPCSVAACTRQAGVLKSMVCHAHNCRLVDDRRANPDLDIDLWKATQTPIPEGAEVSFRGLPELVVAQLIYGIQQRCADGALTTHHRLRNLTSWLRRQQVSSLEHIDPLQAVTNGIDRLTRGPLTTITTSVRRARLTPETEYPKDCWDLTVFGHTGTIDFSGISQPWLKETVKRWARHTAPQVRGDKAGANLRKQVNDLGMLSQSLRARTDRGDEPQELGREDIENFLNRMSHLQATGQISAYQRRGVIYTTGHIIKRMRSLGLTRAGEPMHGLPDHFSMLRGDLPTKPEPDEAGQDLPAEVMRQLCAELHRIEERSEPESRIGIELLIDTGRRPDEICELPFDCLGQDGEGKPVLIYNNSKKNRPRRELPLHESTAELIRTQQRTVRARFPNTPARELKLLPSPVRNPRGTKAITESALSGNTRIWVNALPDITLDDGTVFDKAKIFPYAFRHTYAQRHADAGVPVDVLSKLLDHDTLEATRGYYRVKEKRLRQAVDKVTRLQFDRHGNRTWQQARALLDAERNRRSVGEVAVAFGRCSEPTNVSAGGGQCPLRFRCLGCDHFSTDVSYLPEIRSYLDDLLRTRERLSAMTSADEWAKREAMPSDEEIDRVRRLIRRVTEDLGSLTEQERGEIEEAVATVRKTRQGFLGMPKIRQPLPDVRPERPA; via the coding sequence ATGACCAGTGGCCTCGTGTCCCTTGTCGCACCGGCGCCGGCCTCCGGGCCGACTGAGGGCCATGCGGAGTGGTTCTGGAGCTTGATCAGGCCTGAATTTCTGGCGGAGATCGGCTTCGACCGGGACCTGAAGATCCTCAGACCTCCGGCCGAGCACCCGCTGCTGGGCTGGTCATCGTGCAAGGTCGTGGACTGCAACGTGGTGGTCTTGTCGCGTGGGATGTTCTGCTCGTCCTGCAACCGTCGCCGACGCGAGGCGGCCATCAGCGACGCCGACTTCGCGATGTTGCCTCGACCGGACTCTCGGCGTCGCCGCTTCGTGCAGAACTGCTTGGTGCCCCAGTGCGAGCGGCCGTGGATCGACGCGCCACGCTCGCTGTGTTCGTCGCACTACTACCAGCAGAGCATGGTGCTCAAGTGCTCCCTTGAGGAGTTCCTCACCCGCGCTGATCTGACCCCGCTGCCAAGTCTCGGGCCATGCTCGGTTGCCGCCTGTACCCGCCAGGCGGGCGTCTTGAAATCGATGGTGTGTCACGCGCACAACTGCCGCTTGGTGGACGACCGCCGTGCGAACCCTGATCTGGATATCGACCTGTGGAAGGCCACCCAGACGCCCATCCCCGAGGGCGCCGAGGTCAGCTTTCGCGGACTGCCCGAGCTGGTGGTGGCCCAACTGATCTATGGCATCCAGCAGCGATGCGCTGACGGCGCCCTCACCACGCACCACCGGTTGCGCAACCTCACTTCGTGGCTCCGCCGCCAACAGGTCTCTTCCCTGGAGCACATCGACCCGCTTCAGGCCGTGACCAACGGCATCGACCGACTCACCCGCGGCCCGCTGACCACGATTACGACCTCGGTCAGACGGGCGCGGCTGACGCCCGAGACCGAGTATCCAAAGGACTGCTGGGATCTGACGGTCTTCGGTCACACCGGAACTATCGACTTCAGCGGCATCTCGCAGCCATGGCTCAAGGAGACCGTCAAACGCTGGGCCCGGCACACCGCGCCGCAGGTCCGGGGAGATAAGGCTGGAGCCAACCTCCGCAAGCAGGTGAATGACCTCGGAATGCTGTCCCAAAGCCTGCGGGCCCGCACCGATCGCGGTGACGAGCCCCAGGAGCTTGGCCGTGAGGACATCGAGAACTTCCTCAACCGGATGTCCCACCTTCAGGCCACCGGTCAGATCAGCGCCTACCAGCGTCGCGGCGTCATCTACACGACCGGCCACATCATCAAGCGCATGCGCAGTCTGGGGCTGACCCGGGCGGGCGAACCGATGCACGGGCTGCCCGACCACTTCTCCATGCTCCGGGGCGACCTGCCTACCAAACCCGAGCCCGACGAAGCCGGGCAGGACCTGCCCGCAGAGGTCATGCGGCAGCTCTGCGCCGAACTCCACCGCATCGAGGAACGTTCCGAGCCGGAGTCAAGGATCGGCATCGAGTTACTCATCGACACCGGTCGGCGACCCGACGAGATTTGCGAGCTTCCCTTCGATTGCCTTGGCCAGGACGGCGAAGGCAAGCCCGTGCTGATCTACAACAACAGCAAGAAAAACCGCCCTCGACGTGAACTGCCTCTGCACGAGTCCACTGCCGAACTCATCCGCACCCAGCAACGCACCGTTCGCGCTCGGTTCCCCAACACTCCTGCGCGAGAGCTGAAGCTGCTGCCTTCGCCCGTCCGAAATCCTCGCGGCACCAAAGCGATCACCGAGAGCGCACTGAGCGGTAACACCCGGATCTGGGTCAACGCGCTCCCCGACATCACGCTGGACGACGGCACCGTGTTCGACAAGGCGAAGATTTTTCCCTACGCCTTCCGACACACCTACGCACAAAGGCACGCCGACGCCGGAGTTCCGGTCGACGTCCTGTCCAAACTTCTTGATCACGACACACTGGAAGCCACCCGGGGCTACTACCGCGTCAAGGAGAAACGACTGCGCCAGGCAGTCGACAAGGTCACCCGGCTTCAGTTCGATCGCCATGGCAACCGCACTTGGCAGCAGGCCAGAGCCCTCCTCGATGCCGAACGCAACCGGCGCTCCGTCGGCGAGGTGGCAGTGGCCTTCGGACGCTGCTCCGAACCAACCAACGTCTCCGCCGGCGGCGGACAGTGCCCTCTCCGATTCCGCTGCCTGGGCTGTGATCATTTCAGCACGGACGTCTCCTACCTGCCCGAAATCCGCAGCTACCTGGATGACTTGCTGCGGACCCGTGAACGCCTGAGCGCCATGACCAGCGCGGACGAGTGGGCCAAGCGCGAAGCAATGCCCTCGGACGAGGAGATCGATCGGGTTCGACGCCTCATCCGCCGAGTCACCGAGGACCTGGGCTCGCTGACCGAACAGGAGCGAGGCGAGATCGAAGAAGCCGTCGCCACGGTCCGCAAGACACGGCAGGGCTTCCTCGGAATGCCCAAGATCCGGCAGCCCCTGCCCGATGTCCGTCCGGAGCGTCCGGCATGA
- a CDS encoding DUF6262 family protein, whose translation MTPQPSTSERLAQGRRNDSERRRQRVLKVLDQLSRNGGTVSVSAVARSAGVDRTFLYRHPDLLAHVHALATEPPSDAGRGPTVSRASLQADLLAANARGARLTEQVRQLEQRLSEALGQQIWQRTGIGPPADTDRLQARITELEQQNLDLRLRLEEKDEELSAARAANRELTKTINQGRS comes from the coding sequence ATGACACCCCAACCGAGCACGAGCGAGCGCCTCGCCCAAGGTCGTCGGAACGACTCCGAGCGGCGTCGCCAACGCGTCCTCAAAGTCCTCGATCAACTCTCCCGCAACGGTGGCACCGTGTCTGTCTCCGCCGTCGCGCGAAGCGCTGGAGTCGACAGGACGTTCCTCTACCGGCACCCTGACCTGCTCGCCCATGTTCACGCGCTGGCCACCGAGCCACCTTCAGATGCAGGCAGGGGCCCGACGGTCAGTAGGGCGTCCCTGCAAGCAGATCTCTTGGCCGCCAATGCGCGAGGCGCCCGCCTGACCGAACAGGTCCGGCAACTCGAACAGCGGCTATCCGAAGCCCTGGGCCAGCAGATCTGGCAACGCACCGGCATCGGTCCGCCCGCGGATACCGACAGGCTGCAGGCCCGCATCACCGAACTGGAACAACAGAACCTCGACCTACGCCTGCGACTCGAGGAAAAGGACGAGGAACTGTCCGCCGCACGGGCCGCGAACCGTGAGCTGACCAAGACCATCAACCAGGGCCGCTCTTGA
- a CDS encoding DNA topoisomerase subunit B, with translation MSTPRAAWRNTTHDWASTVDLDHLEHIRQNPAAFAPRGILHLIFEVVAYAADEAECGNGGHCRITLYPDGSVAIADNGRGTDTRLDEHGRIVKKPVMATKDLRFFDHPDAPSLPDTHPRRGMSVVAALSTWLVHTNRRRNGSWTQRYEHGVPTTELQPIADDHTTGTTVHFMADRSLMASSSTADDLARLTEPWPHLSVEIDDRRAT, from the coding sequence ATGAGCACCCCAAGGGCGGCCTGGCGCAACACCACGCACGACTGGGCGAGCACCGTCGACCTCGACCATCTTGAGCACATCCGCCAGAACCCAGCTGCCTTCGCCCCCAGAGGCATCCTGCACCTGATCTTCGAAGTCGTCGCCTATGCGGCCGACGAGGCCGAATGCGGCAACGGCGGGCACTGCCGCATCACGCTTTACCCCGACGGCTCCGTGGCCATCGCAGACAACGGACGGGGCACCGACACGCGCCTCGACGAGCACGGGCGCATCGTGAAGAAGCCGGTCATGGCGACGAAGGACCTCCGATTCTTCGATCACCCCGATGCACCATCCCTGCCCGACACGCACCCTCGTCGGGGCATGTCCGTCGTCGCCGCACTCAGCACGTGGCTCGTCCACACCAACCGCCGCCGCAACGGATCCTGGACCCAGCGGTACGAACACGGCGTGCCCACCACGGAGCTGCAACCGATCGCCGACGACCACACGACCGGAACCACCGTCCACTTCATGGCCGACAGGTCATTGATGGCAAGCAGCAGCACCGCCGACGACCTGGCACGGCTCACTGAGCCATGGCCACACCTCTCCGTGGAAATCGACGATCGCCGCGCCACGTGA
- a CDS encoding NUDIX hydrolase: MDRLELGKQLSSASEQADQPQRSWWPLDALPEPIVDYTRAALEAISHGTLYTSMGWT; this comes from the coding sequence ATGGACCGACTTGAACTGGGGAAACAGCTCTCATCGGCGAGCGAACAGGCAGATCAACCCCAGAGAAGCTGGTGGCCCCTCGACGCACTGCCCGAGCCGATCGTGGACTACACCCGCGCTGCCCTGGAGGCCATCTCCCACGGCACCCTCTACACCTCGATGGGCTGGACCTGA
- a CDS encoding methyltransferase domain-containing protein yields the protein MFTSQEEWDRGYADGCRYRQLGDSERTLLATHVPAPDAGRALDVGCGVGELAAHLAGLGYAVDAVDWSETALAEARTRHREAARWLRLDVEGDDWSPLHAGGYDLITLRFVAPFLNARDRTLHMLGRRLRPGGTLVVITPLAADTPAERRGIALDEDELEALRNRWAIAERHDTEGLAFLVLRSPRRNEATAQDSPLGVGKQATPSSTRNGEATATASLREHHFHLLGRYYGQVESGRKTVEVRVATPDKAAVDAGDAIVFHDRDSGRELDIVVKRVTPYASFEELLSGEDSSRIDPDAAREELLVKLRSIYPPDKEALGPLAFEFDHRPGRPGHSLPMTPSQYAQTVPHHTVYGCLYVRDEHDRPIQLRSVYGSRLWQFPGGNLDTQGEDPFQTSLREAFEETGLEIDPGTPKLLLTHFLHAGPRLPLNKVGFIFDGGRLTTDQLRRIRLDAAEHDLWAVHDLDGWRQLMAPLAFTRLDAVERARLGEGPAYLITHT from the coding sequence ATGTTCACCTCGCAAGAGGAATGGGACCGCGGCTACGCCGACGGCTGTCGCTATCGCCAACTCGGCGACAGCGAGCGCACACTGCTGGCCACTCATGTGCCGGCACCGGACGCAGGCAGGGCCCTCGACGTCGGGTGCGGGGTCGGTGAGCTCGCGGCTCATCTGGCCGGACTCGGCTACGCCGTGGACGCCGTCGACTGGTCCGAGACCGCTCTCGCCGAAGCCCGCACCCGACACCGGGAGGCCGCTCGATGGCTTCGCCTCGACGTCGAAGGCGACGACTGGTCACCCCTGCACGCCGGCGGGTACGACTTGATCACCCTGCGATTCGTGGCTCCGTTCCTCAACGCCCGCGATCGCACCCTGCACATGCTGGGCCGGCGCCTGCGTCCCGGAGGAACCCTCGTGGTCATCACACCGCTCGCGGCCGACACCCCGGCCGAGCGGCGCGGTATCGCACTCGACGAGGACGAACTCGAAGCGCTGCGGAACCGCTGGGCCATCGCCGAGCGCCACGACACCGAAGGGCTGGCCTTCCTGGTTTTGCGCAGTCCGCGCCGGAACGAGGCCACGGCGCAGGACAGTCCCCTCGGCGTCGGTAAGCAGGCCACGCCATCCAGTACCCGGAACGGCGAGGCGACCGCGACCGCCTCCCTGCGGGAACATCACTTCCACCTGTTGGGGCGCTACTACGGCCAGGTGGAATCGGGCCGAAAAACGGTCGAGGTACGCGTCGCCACCCCGGACAAGGCGGCCGTCGATGCCGGGGACGCGATCGTCTTCCACGACCGCGACAGCGGCCGGGAACTCGATATCGTCGTGAAGCGGGTCACCCCGTACGCCTCGTTCGAGGAGCTGCTCTCCGGGGAGGACTCGTCACGGATCGATCCTGACGCTGCGCGCGAGGAGCTGCTCGTCAAGCTCCGCAGCATCTACCCGCCGGACAAGGAAGCACTCGGCCCGCTGGCCTTCGAGTTCGACCACCGTCCCGGGCGCCCGGGCCACTCCCTGCCCATGACGCCCTCGCAGTACGCGCAGACCGTGCCCCACCACACGGTGTACGGCTGCCTGTACGTACGCGACGAGCACGACCGGCCCATACAGCTGCGCTCGGTCTACGGATCCCGGCTCTGGCAATTCCCGGGCGGCAATCTCGACACACAGGGGGAAGACCCCTTCCAGACCTCCCTCCGCGAAGCCTTCGAGGAGACCGGGCTCGAAATCGACCCGGGCACACCGAAGTTGCTGCTGACCCACTTCCTGCACGCAGGACCCCGGCTGCCGCTGAACAAGGTCGGATTCATCTTCGACGGAGGGCGTCTCACCACCGACCAGCTCCGCCGGATTCGCCTCGATGCCGCGGAACACGACCTGTGGGCCGTCCACGACCTCGACGGGTGGCGACAGTTGATGGCACCCCTGGCCTTCACCCGCCTCGACGCCGTCGAACGCGCGCGGCTCGGCGAAGGCCCCGCCTACCTCATCACGCACACCTGA